One Leclercia pneumoniae genomic region harbors:
- a CDS encoding IS1-like element IS1A family transposase (programmed frameshift) gives MASVSISCPSCSATDGVVRNGKSTAGHQRYLCSHCRKTWQLQFTYTASQPGTHQKIIDMAMNGVGCRATARIMGVGLNTILRHFKKLRPQSVTSRIQPGSDVIVCAEMDEQWGYVGAKSLQRWLFYAYDRLRKTVVAHVFGERTMATLGRLMSLLSPFDVVIWMTDGWPLYESRLKGKLHVISKRYTQRIERHNLNLRQHLARLGRKSLSFSKSVELHDKVIGHYLNIKHYQ, from the exons GTGGCTTCTGTTTCTATCAGCTGTCCCTCCTGTTCAGCTACTGACGGGGTGGTGCGTAACGGCAAAAGCACCGCCGGACATCAGCGCTATCTCTGCTCTCACTGCCGTAAAACATGGCAACTGCAGTTCACTTACACCGCTTCTCAACCCGGTACGCACCAGAAAATCATTGATATGGCCATGAATGGCGTTGGATGCCGGGCAACCGCCCGCATTATGGGCGTTGGCCTCAACACGATTTTACGTCACT TTAAAAAACTCAGGCCGCAGTCGGTAACCTCGCGCATACAGCCGGGCAGTGACGTCATCGTCTGCGCGGAAATGGACGAACAGTGGGGCTATGTCGGGGCTAAATCGCTCCAGCGCTGGCTGTTTTACGCGTATGACAGGCTCCGGAAGACGGTTGTTGCGCACGTATTCGGTGAACGCACTATGGCGACGCTGGGGCGTCTTATGAGCCTGCTGTCACCCTTTGACGTGGTGATATGGATGACGGATGGCTGGCCGCTGTATGAATCCCGCCTGAAGGGAAAGCTGCACGTAATCAGCAAGCGATATACGCAGCGAATTGAGCGGCATAACCTGAATCTGAGGCAGCACCTGGCACGGCTGGGACGGAAGTCGCTGTCGTTCTCAAAATCGGTGGAGCTGCATGACAAAGTCATCGGGCATTATCTGAACATAAAACACTATCAATAA
- the rhtB gene encoding homoserine/homoserine lactone efflux protein, with amino-acid sequence MTFEWWFAYLLTSIILSLSPGSGAINTMTTSISHGYRGAAASIAGLQTGLGIHILLVGIGLGTLFSRSVLAFEVLKWAGAAYLIWLGIQQWRAAGSLDLNTLAVSQNRSRLFKRAVFVNLTNPKSIVFLAALFPQFIVPHQPQVMQYVVLGATTIIVDIIVMIGYATLAQRIAAWIKGPKQMKALNKVFGSLFVLVGALLASARHA; translated from the coding sequence ATGACCTTCGAATGGTGGTTCGCCTACCTGCTCACTTCTATCATCCTCAGCCTTTCACCGGGTTCTGGCGCGATTAATACCATGACGACCTCTATCAGCCATGGCTATCGCGGTGCCGCGGCGTCTATTGCCGGTTTGCAGACCGGGCTGGGTATTCATATTCTGCTGGTCGGGATTGGTCTGGGTACGCTTTTCTCCCGCTCGGTACTGGCATTTGAAGTGTTGAAGTGGGCAGGTGCCGCCTACCTGATCTGGCTGGGTATTCAGCAGTGGCGCGCAGCCGGTTCGCTGGACTTAAACACGCTGGCGGTGAGCCAGAATCGTAGCCGCCTGTTTAAACGCGCGGTGTTTGTAAACCTGACTAACCCGAAGAGCATTGTGTTTCTCGCCGCCCTCTTCCCGCAATTCATCGTCCCTCATCAGCCACAGGTGATGCAGTATGTGGTGCTCGGTGCTACCACTATTATCGTCGATATCATTGTGATGATTGGTTATGCGACCCTGGCGCAGCGGATTGCCGCGTGGATTAAAGGGCCAAAACAGATGAAGGCCCTCAACAAAGTCTTCGGTTCACTGTTCGTGCTGGTGGGGGCGCTATTGGCCTCGGCACGGCATGCGTAA
- the pldB gene encoding lysophospholipase L2 yields MFQQKKDWETRENTFAAFSMGPLTDFWRQREEDEFTGVNEIPVRFVRFRDEKNDRVIVVCPGRIESYVKYAELAYDLFHMGFDVLIIDHRGQGLSGRMLSDTHRGHVDHFSDYVEDLAAFWTQEVLPGPWRKRYILAHSMGGAISTLFLQRHVHQCDAIALTAPMFGIIIRLPDWMVRHILDWAEGHQRIREGYAIGTGRWRALPFAINVLTHSRQRYRRNLRFYADEPRLRVGGPTWHWVREGILAGEQVLAGVADDATPTLLIQAEEERVVDNRMHDRFCELRAAAGHPCEGGKPMVIKGAYHEILFEKDDMRSVALNAIVGFFDRHN; encoded by the coding sequence ATGTTTCAGCAGAAAAAGGACTGGGAAACTCGAGAAAACACTTTTGCTGCTTTCTCCATGGGGCCGCTGACCGATTTCTGGCGTCAGCGTGAGGAAGATGAGTTTACGGGTGTGAATGAGATTCCCGTGCGCTTTGTGCGTTTTCGGGATGAGAAAAACGATCGCGTTATCGTTGTCTGTCCAGGCCGTATCGAAAGCTACGTAAAATATGCCGAGCTGGCCTATGACCTGTTCCACATGGGTTTTGATGTTTTAATTATCGACCATCGTGGGCAAGGGCTGTCGGGTCGTATGCTGTCCGATACGCATCGTGGGCATGTTGATCACTTCAGCGATTATGTTGAGGATCTGGCCGCGTTCTGGACTCAGGAGGTCCTGCCCGGCCCATGGCGCAAGCGTTATATCCTTGCTCACTCCATGGGCGGTGCCATCTCAACGCTCTTTTTACAACGCCATGTGCATCAGTGCGATGCCATTGCGCTCACGGCACCGATGTTTGGCATCATCATACGTTTACCCGACTGGATGGTGCGCCACATTCTCGACTGGGCTGAGGGCCATCAGCGCATTCGTGAGGGCTATGCCATAGGCACCGGGCGTTGGCGTGCGCTGCCTTTTGCCATTAACGTCTTGACCCATAGTCGCCAGCGTTATCGCCGGAATTTACGCTTTTATGCCGACGAACCGCGTTTACGCGTCGGCGGCCCCACCTGGCACTGGGTGCGGGAAGGTATTCTGGCCGGTGAGCAGGTGCTGGCCGGGGTCGCAGATGATGCGACTCCAACACTCCTGATTCAGGCGGAAGAGGAGCGTGTGGTCGATAACCGCATGCACGACCGCTTTTGTGAATTGCGTGCCGCCGCCGGTCACCCTTGTGAAGGGGGTAAGCCGATGGTCATAAAAGGCGCGTACCATGAGATCCTTTTCGAAAAGGACGATATGCGCTCAGTTGCGCTCAACGCCATCGTCGGTTTTTTCGACCGGCATAATTGA